One window from the genome of Candidatus Didemnitutus sp. encodes:
- a CDS encoding RNA polymerase sigma factor translates to MSASASPLAAIPPADPGEDAAAMQRVAAGDAAALRALVDRWQQPLLGFFRRIVGSAATAEDLAVEVFVRVHRAAPGYAPTARFSTYLFAIAHRLALNELRRRRRKPAEPVAPEAFDHLAADPAAERRLAELEEVFQLALAQLAPKARTALLLIAQQGLSYEEAAVALHSNPNAVRVLVHRARQELKTRMEELS, encoded by the coding sequence ATGTCCGCTTCCGCTTCGCCTCTCGCCGCAATTCCGCCCGCCGATCCCGGGGAAGACGCCGCCGCGATGCAGCGCGTCGCCGCGGGCGATGCGGCCGCGTTGCGGGCGTTGGTCGACCGCTGGCAGCAACCCCTGCTGGGATTTTTCCGGCGGATCGTGGGGTCGGCGGCCACGGCGGAGGATCTCGCGGTGGAGGTGTTCGTGCGCGTGCACCGCGCCGCGCCCGGCTACGCGCCGACGGCGCGCTTCTCCACCTATCTCTTCGCCATCGCGCACCGTCTCGCGCTCAACGAGCTGCGCCGCCGCCGCCGCAAGCCCGCCGAGCCGGTGGCGCCGGAAGCGTTTGACCATCTCGCCGCCGATCCGGCCGCGGAGCGGCGGCTCGCGGAGCTGGAGGAGGTTTTTCAGCTCGCCCTCGCGCAACTCGCGCCGAAGGCCCGCACCGCGCTGCTGCTGATCGCGCAACAGGGACTCTCTTACGAGGAGGCGGCCGTCGCGCTGCACTCCAACCCCAACGCTGTGCGCGTGCTCGTGCATCGCGCCCGCCAGGAACTCAAGACCCGCATGGAGGAACTGTCATGA
- a CDS encoding DUF3106 domain-containing protein, whose amino-acid sequence MKTTLFLVLGLSLGLDLRAAEAPADVRELSTLEQFLALDDAQLAQMQQAIARVRAMSAAERAQLRAQIEEFRRLPAAEREQLRRGWGHESPEIRAGWRDYMQSLDDAGRAELRRVLEGLSPEERTKLRRERVEQFLRERAAKH is encoded by the coding sequence ATGAAAACCACCCTATTTCTCGTCCTCGGGTTGAGCCTCGGCCTCGACCTGCGTGCCGCCGAGGCGCCGGCCGACGTCCGCGAGCTTTCGACGCTCGAACAATTCCTCGCGCTCGACGATGCGCAGCTCGCGCAGATGCAGCAGGCGATCGCCCGCGTGCGCGCGATGAGCGCGGCCGAGCGCGCGCAGCTCCGCGCGCAGATCGAGGAGTTCCGGCGCCTGCCCGCGGCCGAGCGCGAGCAACTCCGTCGTGGATGGGGCCACGAATCCCCGGAGATCCGCGCGGGCTGGCGCGATTACATGCAGTCACTCGATGATGCCGGTCGCGCCGAGCTGCGCCGCGTGCTCGAGGGCCTCTCGCCCGAGGAACGGACGAAATTGCGCCGCGAACGCGTGGAGCAATTCCTCCGCGAACGCGCGGCAAAGCACTGA
- a CDS encoding DUF2202 domain-containing protein — MKTITWILLPVLTLGAAARPAADCPRRADGAAGCAATSPAPVTLNADEAKALVFQVEEERMARELYTELAARWDTTQFHRILQAETRHEQALRALAQRAGVALPAAQPGRFTDPVLQQRYDTLRARGLVSAVEALAAGAAVEKQDIADLQALLGATQSEALKAVATNLERASERHLAAFTGEGGRGRSAWASRPGGACGGRAQAGCRARI, encoded by the coding sequence ATGAAAACGATCACCTGGATTCTTCTTCCTGTCCTCACGCTCGGCGCAGCCGCGCGTCCCGCCGCGGATTGCCCGCGCCGTGCCGATGGCGCTGCCGGCTGCGCCGCGACCTCGCCCGCGCCGGTCACCTTGAACGCCGACGAGGCCAAGGCGCTGGTCTTCCAAGTCGAAGAGGAGCGCATGGCGCGCGAACTTTATACGGAGTTGGCCGCGCGCTGGGACACGACGCAATTCCACCGCATCCTCCAAGCCGAGACGCGACACGAGCAAGCGCTCCGCGCGCTTGCGCAGCGCGCGGGAGTCGCGTTGCCCGCCGCGCAGCCGGGCCGCTTCACGGACCCCGTGCTCCAGCAGCGCTACGACACACTGCGTGCGCGGGGCCTCGTGTCCGCCGTCGAAGCGCTCGCGGCCGGCGCGGCGGTGGAAAAACAGGACATCGCCGACTTACAGGCGTTGCTCGGCGCGACCCAGAGCGAAGCCCTCAAGGCTGTGGCGACCAATCTGGAACGCGCCTCGGAGCGGCATCTCGCAGCGTTCACCGGCGAGGGCGGGCGCGGGCGTTCCGCGTGGGCCTCGCGCCCCGGTGGCGCATGCGGCGGGCGCGCTCAGGCCGGTTGCCGCGCGAGAATCTGA
- a CDS encoding class I SAM-dependent methyltransferase, producing MNPSYGAEFWDNRYSTSGFVFGTEPNDFLRSVADRIPAGPVLCLAEGEGRNAVFLATRGHAVTATDLSSAGLAKAQTLAAQRGVALTTQVADLAAYAIAPGAWSGIVATFMHLPPELRRAVLVRAAAGLRPGGVFVMEAYTPAQIPNNTGGPKDPALLPTLELLRAELPGLEFEIGRELERDVHEGGGHTGRSAVVQILARQPA from the coding sequence CTGAACCCCTCCTACGGCGCCGAATTCTGGGACAACCGCTACTCGACCTCCGGCTTCGTCTTCGGAACGGAGCCGAATGATTTTCTCCGCAGCGTCGCGGACCGCATCCCCGCCGGCCCCGTGCTCTGTCTCGCCGAGGGCGAAGGGCGCAACGCCGTGTTCCTCGCGACGCGCGGCCATGCCGTGACCGCCACCGATCTTTCCTCCGCGGGACTCGCCAAGGCGCAAACACTCGCTGCCCAACGCGGCGTCGCGCTCACGACGCAAGTGGCCGACCTCGCCGCCTACGCCATCGCGCCGGGTGCGTGGAGCGGCATCGTGGCGACCTTCATGCATCTGCCACCGGAGCTGCGGCGCGCCGTCCTCGTCCGCGCCGCCGCAGGTCTTCGCCCGGGCGGCGTCTTCGTGATGGAGGCCTACACGCCGGCCCAAATTCCGAACAACACCGGCGGTCCGAAAGACCCGGCGCTGCTGCCCACGCTCGAGCTGCTGCGCGCGGAGCTGCCGGGGCTCGAGTTCGAGATCGGACGCGAACTCGAGCGCGACGTCCACGAAGGCGGCGGCCACACCGGCCGCAGCGCGGTCGTTCAGATTCTCGCGCGGCAACCGGCCTGA
- a CDS encoding permease gives MWLWAEWIADRAVAASGLDAARGAGAALHFFVYDLLKVVVLVAGVSFLMALVRGAIPHDKLRAKLEGRGGRLLGYPAAALFGALTPFCSCSSVPIFLGFVQARFPIGVAFAFLIASPLVNEIAVAIMAATFGWKLALGYALAGILLGIVGGLALGALHAERWLQPDAHYTGEEDDDVPPEGWRARLVDAAQTSGRILRNIAPWLVGALVLGAALHGFVPENFFQSLFAGRGAWTVPLAALAGLPLYVSANATVPLLEAFVAKGVPLGTALAFLLSAVGVSLPELVMLRSVMTVSLLVIFSGVVLVGTTIVGWVFNAWH, from the coding sequence ATGTGGCTCTGGGCTGAATGGATTGCCGATCGTGCCGTCGCCGCGAGCGGGCTGGATGCCGCGCGCGGCGCCGGCGCAGCGCTGCACTTTTTCGTCTACGACCTGCTGAAGGTCGTCGTCCTCGTCGCGGGCGTCTCGTTCCTGATGGCGCTCGTCCGCGGCGCCATCCCGCACGACAAGCTCCGCGCCAAACTCGAAGGCCGCGGCGGCCGCCTGCTCGGCTATCCCGCCGCCGCGCTCTTCGGCGCGCTCACTCCCTTCTGCTCGTGCTCGTCGGTGCCGATCTTCCTCGGCTTCGTCCAGGCGCGGTTCCCCATCGGCGTCGCGTTCGCCTTCCTCATCGCCTCGCCGCTGGTGAACGAGATCGCGGTCGCGATCATGGCCGCCACCTTCGGCTGGAAACTCGCGCTCGGCTACGCGCTGGCCGGCATCCTGCTCGGCATCGTCGGCGGACTGGCCCTCGGCGCGCTGCACGCCGAACGCTGGCTGCAACCGGACGCGCACTACACCGGCGAGGAAGATGACGATGTGCCGCCCGAAGGCTGGCGCGCGCGCCTCGTCGACGCCGCGCAAACCAGCGGCCGCATCCTGCGCAACATCGCACCGTGGCTCGTCGGCGCGCTCGTGCTCGGCGCCGCATTGCACGGCTTCGTGCCGGAAAACTTTTTCCAATCGCTCTTCGCCGGCCGCGGCGCGTGGACCGTGCCGCTCGCCGCGCTGGCCGGCCTGCCGCTCTACGTCAGCGCCAACGCCACCGTGCCGCTCCTCGAAGCCTTCGTCGCCAAAGGCGTGCCGCTCGGCACCGCTCTAGCCTTCCTGCTTTCCGCCGTCGGCGTGTCGCTGCCCGAGCTGGTCATGCTGCGCAGCGTGATGACGGTGAGCCTGCTGGTGATTTTTTCCGGCGTCGTGCTTGTCGGCACGACAATTGTGGGTTGGGTGTTCAACGCATGGCACTGA
- a CDS encoding DUF2892 domain-containing protein, which yields MKTNVGFIDRVVRVILGCAILGAGYYFKSWWGLVGAVPLLTAALGFCPLYRPLGLNTCALKDQ from the coding sequence ATGAAAACCAATGTCGGCTTCATCGACCGCGTCGTTCGCGTCATCCTCGGCTGCGCCATCCTCGGCGCGGGTTACTACTTCAAGAGCTGGTGGGGCCTCGTCGGCGCCGTGCCCTTGCTCACCGCCGCGCTCGGCTTCTGCCCGCTCTACCGGCCGCTCGGCCTCAATACCTGCGCCCTGAAAGACCAATAA
- a CDS encoding tetratricopeptide repeat protein, translating into MSDAPVDFIADVIGASEQRPVLVDFWAGWCGPCKMLKPLLERLADEPECRWSLVKIDSAAQADLAQQLGVRGIPDVRLYHHGKEVARFAGYMPEPNLRAWLAEHLPTPKRDSMARARELLLAARADEAARLLEPLHAAAPDDAELRVLTGRALVFAAPARAAALVEPALDSAWQDGARTVTAIAAALQRLDATGEFGTLLLCERYLAGLRALQAQDFRAAADALVEVLLEKPHFDEGRARAACLAIFQHLGARHAVTEEFFRRYSMAVNI; encoded by the coding sequence ATGAGCGACGCACCGGTCGATTTCATCGCCGACGTCATCGGCGCCAGCGAGCAGCGGCCCGTGCTCGTGGACTTCTGGGCCGGCTGGTGCGGTCCGTGCAAGATGCTCAAGCCGCTCCTCGAGCGCCTCGCCGACGAGCCGGAATGCCGCTGGTCGCTCGTGAAGATCGACTCCGCCGCGCAAGCCGACCTCGCGCAACAACTCGGCGTGCGCGGCATCCCCGACGTCCGCCTCTATCACCACGGCAAGGAAGTCGCGCGCTTCGCTGGCTACATGCCCGAGCCGAATCTCCGCGCGTGGCTCGCCGAACACTTGCCCACGCCGAAACGCGACTCGATGGCCCGCGCCCGCGAATTGCTCCTCGCCGCCCGCGCCGACGAAGCCGCCCGCCTGCTCGAACCGCTGCACGCCGCCGCGCCCGACGATGCCGAACTGCGCGTTCTCACGGGCCGCGCGCTGGTCTTCGCCGCTCCCGCCCGCGCCGCCGCCCTCGTCGAGCCCGCGCTCGATTCCGCGTGGCAAGACGGCGCGCGCACCGTCACCGCTATCGCCGCCGCCCTCCAGCGCCTCGACGCCACGGGGGAATTCGGCACCTTGCTGCTCTGTGAGCGTTACCTCGCTGGCTTGCGCGCGCTGCAGGCGCAGGATTTCCGCGCCGCCGCCGACGCGCTCGTCGAAGTTCTCCTCGAAAAGCCCCACTTCGACGAAGGCCGCGCCCGCGCCGCCTGTCTCGCGATCTTCCAACACCTCGGCGCACGCCACGCCGTCACCGAGGAATTTTTCCGCCGCTACAGCATGGCGGTGAACATCTGA
- a CDS encoding FAD-dependent oxidoreductase has protein sequence MSSAPHFVIVGGVAAGASAAARARRLNESARITLIERGPDVSFANCGLPYYIGGEIKSRDALAVQTPQTLKAMLALDVRTSTEALTIDRAGRRLEIRHLDSGTTEWLAYDKLLLAPGAVPLRPNLPGIDDPRLFTLRSLTDMDRIKAAAATAQRVAVIGAGFIGLEMAEQFVHLGKHVTLVELLPQVLPPLDPLMTALLEDELRRRGVELILGDGLAGFSGDTELQCRLASGRTFAADLVVLALGVRPETALARAAGLALGVRGHIRVNDFMQTDDPDIYAAGDAVETEDLVTGGAVAVPLGGPANRQGRLVADHIFRPELAKPWPGTLGTAIVRVFDVAAGLTGWSEKRLRALGLAYRTVTVNDNHHAGYFPGAKPIILKLVWDPANGRILGAQATGFAGVDKRLDVIATAIAGGLTIDDLAQLELSYAPPFGSAKDIVNLAGFAACNTRDGLVTPIDALPDDPAVQILDVRPPPLVQKHPLPRVGVVNIPLAALRSRLGELDRVRPVVTVCALGKTAYFAARILAQNGFTASSLTGGIRAHFDPRTPAKLPTP, from the coding sequence ATGAGTTCCGCCCCTCACTTCGTCATCGTCGGCGGCGTCGCCGCCGGCGCCTCGGCCGCCGCGCGCGCGCGTCGCCTCAACGAGTCCGCCCGCATCACCCTCATCGAGCGCGGCCCCGACGTCTCCTTCGCCAACTGCGGCCTGCCCTACTACATCGGCGGCGAAATCAAATCCCGCGACGCCCTCGCGGTCCAAACTCCGCAAACCCTCAAGGCCATGCTCGCCCTCGACGTCCGCACGAGCACCGAGGCCCTCACCATCGACCGCGCCGGCCGCCGCCTCGAGATCCGTCACCTCGATTCCGGCACCACCGAGTGGCTCGCCTACGACAAACTCCTCCTCGCGCCCGGCGCCGTGCCGCTCCGCCCGAATCTTCCCGGCATCGACGACCCGCGTCTCTTCACGCTGCGCTCCCTCACCGACATGGACCGCATCAAAGCCGCCGCCGCGACCGCGCAGCGCGTCGCCGTCATCGGCGCCGGCTTCATCGGCCTCGAAATGGCCGAGCAATTCGTCCACCTCGGCAAACACGTCACGCTCGTCGAGTTGCTCCCGCAAGTTCTCCCGCCGCTCGACCCGCTGATGACCGCGTTGCTCGAAGACGAGCTCCGCCGTCGCGGCGTCGAACTCATCCTCGGCGACGGCCTCGCCGGCTTCTCCGGCGACACCGAGCTGCAATGCCGTCTCGCCTCCGGCCGCACCTTCGCCGCCGACCTCGTCGTGCTCGCGCTCGGCGTGCGCCCCGAGACCGCACTCGCGCGCGCTGCCGGTCTCGCGCTCGGCGTCCGCGGCCACATCCGCGTGAACGACTTCATGCAGACGGACGATCCCGACATCTACGCCGCGGGCGACGCCGTCGAGACCGAGGATCTCGTCACCGGCGGCGCTGTCGCCGTGCCGCTCGGCGGTCCCGCCAACCGCCAGGGCCGCCTCGTCGCCGATCACATTTTCCGCCCCGAGCTCGCCAAACCCTGGCCCGGCACGCTCGGCACCGCCATCGTCCGCGTCTTCGACGTCGCCGCCGGACTCACCGGTTGGTCCGAAAAACGCCTCCGCGCGCTCGGCCTCGCCTACCGCACCGTCACGGTGAACGACAACCACCACGCCGGCTACTTCCCCGGCGCGAAGCCGATCATCCTCAAACTCGTCTGGGACCCCGCCAACGGCCGCATCCTCGGCGCGCAAGCCACCGGTTTCGCCGGCGTGGACAAGCGCCTCGACGTCATCGCCACCGCCATCGCCGGCGGACTCACGATCGACGACCTCGCCCAACTCGAGCTCTCCTACGCGCCGCCCTTCGGCTCCGCCAAGGACATCGTCAACCTCGCCGGTTTCGCCGCCTGCAACACCCGCGACGGCCTCGTCACGCCCATCGACGCGCTGCCCGACGATCCCGCCGTGCAAATCCTCGACGTCCGTCCACCGCCACTCGTGCAGAAGCACCCGCTCCCGCGCGTCGGCGTCGTGAACATCCCGCTCGCCGCGCTCCGCTCGCGCCTCGGCGAACTCGATCGCGTCCGCCCCGTCGTCACCGTCTGCGCGCTCGGCAAAACCGCCTACTTCGCCGCGCGCATCCTCGCACAAAACGGCTTCACCGCCTCCTCGCTCACCGGCGGCATCCGCGCCCACTTCGACCCGCGCACGCCGGCCAAGCTCCCGACACCATGA
- a CDS encoding rhodanese-like domain-containing protein → MNWFLLLILAFMAFMVVRQLIAMRPGIPLEDAKAALKAGTAVLVDLREPMEWHSGVAKTASLMPLSDLRGERTQWRAFLEKNKGKKLLLYCASGTRSGMAASTLKKQGFDAVNAGSLRDWDKAGWPICSPKHR, encoded by the coding sequence ATGAATTGGTTCCTCCTCCTCATCCTCGCGTTCATGGCCTTCATGGTCGTGCGCCAGCTCATCGCCATGCGTCCGGGCATTCCGCTCGAAGACGCCAAGGCCGCGCTCAAAGCCGGCACCGCCGTGCTCGTGGATCTGCGCGAGCCGATGGAGTGGCACAGCGGCGTGGCCAAGACCGCCTCGCTCATGCCGCTCAGCGACCTCCGCGGCGAGCGCACGCAATGGCGCGCCTTCCTCGAGAAAAACAAGGGCAAGAAACTCCTCCTCTACTGCGCCTCCGGCACCCGCTCCGGCATGGCCGCCTCGACTTTGAAAAAACAAGGTTTCGACGCCGTGAACGCCGGCTCGCTCCGCGACTGGGACAAAGCCGGCTGGCCCATCTGCTCCCCGAAGCACCGCTGA
- a CDS encoding efflux RND transporter permease subunit encodes MSTAPRQYGIAGRMAAMFIDSKLTPIVVAASLLLGVFAVLMLPREEEPQIKVPMIDVMVAMPGASAAEVENRVTRPMEKLLWEIAGVEYLYSTASPGGSMTIVRFKVGTDLETALVRLNQKLQTNFDHIPLGVSPPLIKPRTIDDVPVVALTFHSAHYDHYTLRRIAAQVEESVKAIPMVAETTLIGGTRRQVRVALDPNALTARNLSASYLVPMLQQANSQAHTGAQSFANQETLLQTGTFLRDARDVGNVVVGVYGDRPVYLRDVATISDTAEEPSNYVLFGVGASAAGSSILNPKSEIQNSEQPAVTLSLAKRPGANAVEVVAAVNEKIAALRGTTIPADVEVTLTRDYGATAAEKSNELLLHMGIAVFGVAILIMFFLGWRESLVVLLAIPVTLGLTLLVFYLYGYTLNRITLFALIFSIGILVDDAIVVVENIVRHMNLPGCRHRPLIDVAIEAVDEVGNPTILATWAVIAAVLPMAFVSGMMGPYMRPIPIGSSAAMLFSLLVAFAVTPWAALKVLRGHHNQDGHTSEFVPTAAEDHDAMPDTAFTRLYTRFMRPLLEHRSWRWAFLAVVAFLTVGSMGLVGIGAVKVKMLPFDNKSEFQVIINLPEGTTLEQSARVAREMAASLRIEPEVRDYQVYAGAASPFNFNGLVRHYFMRRGSNVADIQVNLVPKHERSAQSHDIAKRIRPRLTAIAEKYDAVVVVAEVPPGPPVLSTLVAEIYGPTEEARLKLADKVRSIFKSSPGVVDVDWYVEAEQPKTILRVDKAKAALHGLTEAAIARTVQMGVQGYPVTLLHAPAEREDVNIVLELPRAARARPDDILALTVRSEMNPAAPLVPLRELVTVEQTRSERNIYHKNLMPVTYVTGDVAGVVESPVYAILAMNQELAKLKGTDFGGTTDAVKLYNSSMPFDDREPAMKWDGEWQVTIEVFRDLGLAFGAVLILIYMLMVGWFKNYSTPLIVMTVIPFSLVGIMPAHAVMGAFFTATSMIGFMAGAGIVVRNSIILVDFIELRLSHGRTLAQACIESGAVRFRPMMLTALAVVVGGLVILADPIFQGLAISLLFGAIASLVISPLAVPLIYYMTHAGQPTTPPPAPKCELPAEKSPTS; translated from the coding sequence ATGAGCACCGCCCCCCGCCAATACGGCATCGCCGGCCGCATGGCCGCGATGTTCATCGATTCGAAGCTCACGCCCATCGTCGTCGCTGCGTCGCTCCTGCTCGGCGTGTTCGCCGTGCTCATGCTTCCGCGCGAAGAGGAGCCGCAGATCAAGGTGCCCATGATCGACGTCATGGTCGCCATGCCCGGCGCCAGCGCCGCCGAGGTCGAGAACCGCGTCACGCGCCCGATGGAGAAGCTCCTCTGGGAAATCGCCGGCGTCGAATACCTCTACTCCACCGCCAGCCCCGGCGGCAGCATGACCATCGTGCGCTTCAAGGTCGGCACCGACCTCGAGACCGCGCTCGTCCGCCTCAACCAGAAACTCCAGACCAACTTCGACCACATCCCGCTCGGCGTCTCGCCGCCGCTCATCAAGCCGCGCACGATCGACGACGTGCCCGTCGTCGCGCTCACGTTCCACAGCGCGCACTACGACCACTACACGCTCCGCCGCATCGCCGCGCAGGTCGAGGAGTCCGTCAAAGCCATCCCGATGGTCGCCGAGACAACGCTCATCGGCGGCACGCGCCGCCAAGTCCGCGTCGCGCTCGATCCCAACGCCCTCACCGCGCGCAACCTCTCCGCCTCCTACCTCGTGCCCATGTTGCAGCAGGCGAATTCGCAGGCGCACACCGGCGCGCAGTCCTTCGCCAATCAGGAAACCCTCCTGCAAACCGGCACGTTCCTCCGCGACGCACGCGACGTCGGCAACGTCGTCGTCGGCGTCTACGGCGACCGCCCCGTCTATCTCCGCGACGTCGCCACGATCAGCGACACCGCCGAGGAGCCGAGCAACTACGTCCTCTTCGGGGTGGGCGCCAGCGCGGCCGGTTCCTCAATCCTCAATCCAAAATCCGAAATCCAAAATTCCGAGCAGCCCGCCGTCACACTCTCGCTCGCCAAGCGCCCCGGCGCGAACGCCGTCGAGGTCGTCGCCGCCGTAAACGAGAAAATCGCCGCGCTCCGCGGCACCACGATCCCCGCCGACGTCGAGGTGACGCTCACGCGCGACTACGGCGCCACCGCCGCCGAGAAATCCAACGAGCTGCTCCTCCACATGGGCATCGCCGTTTTCGGCGTCGCGATCCTCATCATGTTCTTCCTCGGCTGGCGCGAATCGCTCGTCGTGCTGCTCGCCATTCCCGTGACGCTCGGCCTCACGCTGCTGGTTTTCTATCTCTACGGCTACACGCTGAACCGCATCACGCTCTTCGCGCTGATCTTCTCCATCGGCATCCTCGTGGACGACGCGATCGTCGTCGTCGAAAACATCGTTCGGCACATGAACCTCCCGGGCTGCCGCCACCGGCCGCTGATCGATGTCGCCATCGAGGCCGTGGACGAAGTCGGCAACCCCACGATCCTCGCGACCTGGGCCGTCATCGCCGCCGTGCTGCCGATGGCGTTCGTCAGCGGCATGATGGGCCCCTACATGCGCCCGATTCCGATCGGCTCGAGCGCCGCGATGCTCTTCTCGCTGCTCGTCGCGTTCGCCGTCACGCCGTGGGCCGCACTGAAAGTTCTTCGCGGCCACCACAATCAGGACGGTCACACTTCCGAATTCGTCCCCACCGCCGCCGAGGATCACGACGCGATGCCGGACACCGCGTTCACGCGCCTCTACACGCGCTTCATGCGTCCGCTGCTCGAGCATCGCTCGTGGCGCTGGGCGTTCCTCGCCGTCGTCGCCTTCCTCACGGTCGGCTCGATGGGCCTCGTCGGCATCGGTGCCGTTAAGGTCAAGATGCTGCCCTTCGACAACAAGTCGGAATTCCAAGTCATCATCAACCTCCCCGAGGGCACGACGCTCGAGCAATCCGCCCGCGTCGCCCGCGAGATGGCCGCCTCGCTCCGCATCGAGCCCGAGGTGCGCGACTACCAGGTTTACGCCGGCGCGGCGTCGCCGTTTAATTTCAACGGCCTCGTGCGCCACTACTTCATGCGCCGCGGCAGCAACGTCGCCGACATCCAGGTCAACCTCGTGCCGAAGCACGAGCGCTCCGCGCAAAGCCACGACATCGCCAAACGCATCCGCCCGCGGCTCACCGCCATCGCCGAAAAATACGACGCTGTCGTCGTCGTCGCCGAGGTGCCGCCCGGCCCGCCGGTCCTCTCGACACTCGTCGCCGAAATCTACGGCCCCACCGAGGAAGCGCGCCTCAAGCTCGCCGATAAGGTCCGCAGCATCTTCAAGTCCTCGCCGGGCGTCGTGGACGTGGATTGGTATGTCGAGGCCGAGCAGCCGAAAACGATCCTACGCGTCGACAAGGCCAAGGCCGCGCTCCACGGCCTGACCGAAGCCGCCATCGCGCGCACCGTGCAGATGGGCGTGCAAGGTTACCCGGTCACGCTCCTCCACGCTCCCGCCGAACGCGAGGACGTGAACATCGTCCTGGAACTCCCGCGCGCCGCCCGCGCCCGCCCCGACGACATCCTCGCGCTCACCGTGCGCTCCGAGATGAACCCCGCCGCGCCGCTCGTGCCGCTCCGCGAGCTCGTCACCGTCGAGCAAACGCGCTCGGAGCGGAACATCTACCACAAGAACCTCATGCCCGTGACCTACGTCACCGGCGACGTCGCCGGCGTGGTCGAGAGCCCGGTCTACGCCATCCTCGCGATGAACCAGGAACTCGCGAAACTCAAAGGCACCGACTTCGGCGGCACGACCGACGCCGTGAAGCTCTACAACTCCTCCATGCCCTTCGACGACCGCGAGCCCGCGATGAAGTGGGACGGCGAGTGGCAGGTCACGATCGAGGTCTTCCGCGACCTCGGCCTGGCCTTCGGCGCCGTGCTCATCCTCATCTACATGCTCATGGTCGGCTGGTTCAAAAACTACTCCACGCCGCTCATCGTGATGACCGTGATTCCGTTCTCGCTCGTCGGCATCATGCCGGCGCACGCCGTGATGGGCGCGTTCTTCACCGCTACGTCGATGATCGGCTTCATGGCCGGTGCCGGCATCGTCGTGCGAAACTCGATCATCCTCGTCGACTTCATCGAGCTCCGCCTCAGCCACGGCCGCACGCTCGCCCAAGCCTGCATCGAGTCCGGCGCCGTGCGCTTCCGCCCGATGATGCTCACCGCGCTCGCAGTGGTGGTCGGCGGCCTCGTCATCCTCGCCGACCCGATATTCCAGGGCCTCGCGATCTCACTGCTCTTCGGCGCCATCGCCTCGCTCGTCATCAGCCCGCTCGCCGTCCCGCTCATTTACTACATGACCCACGCCGGCCAACCCACCACGCCGCCGCCCGCGCCGAAGTGCGAACTGCCGGCCGAAAAATCTCCGACTTCATGA
- a CDS encoding efflux RND transporter periplasmic adaptor subunit: MKLPATALVLALALLAGCAKHGADSATAAAALPTARVSVAPAAAVDAPILTEVTGTVRPAQRALLAAKVMGTISDLPVTLGQPVAAGEVLLKISAAEISARVAQARSQYNVAQRDLARERDLLAKGASTADMVRGLEDRFAGAEAMVREAETMLGYTELHAPFAGTIVRKFVHAGDLAAPGQPLLEVEGAGDLQIETGIPDSLAAHVKTGDALLVQAESGASFRATVTELSTAADAASRTVTAKLAVAADAPVRSGQFVRVHVPSATVHAILVPADAVSTAGQLERVFVATNKRAELRLVKTGGTHDGHIEILAGLAAGETVIVRAPAGLREGQPLEIAP; this comes from the coding sequence ATGAAACTCCCCGCCACCGCCCTCGTCCTCGCTCTCGCGCTCCTCGCCGGCTGCGCGAAGCACGGCGCCGATTCCGCGACCGCCGCCGCCGCGCTCCCCACCGCGCGCGTGTCCGTCGCGCCAGCCGCCGCCGTCGACGCCCCGATCCTCACCGAAGTCACCGGCACCGTCCGCCCCGCCCAGCGCGCGCTGCTCGCCGCCAAGGTGATGGGCACCATCTCCGACCTGCCCGTTACGCTCGGCCAACCCGTCGCCGCCGGCGAGGTGCTGCTGAAAATCTCCGCCGCCGAAATCTCCGCGCGCGTCGCCCAAGCCCGCTCTCAATACAACGTCGCCCAACGCGATCTCGCCCGCGAACGCGACCTCCTCGCCAAGGGCGCCAGCACCGCCGACATGGTCCGCGGTCTCGAAGACCGCTTCGCCGGTGCCGAGGCGATGGTCCGCGAAGCCGAGACCATGCTCGGCTACACCGAGCTGCACGCCCCCTTCGCCGGCACGATCGTCCGCAAATTCGTTCACGCCGGCGACCTCGCCGCTCCCGGCCAGCCGCTCCTCGAAGTCGAGGGCGCCGGCGACCTCCAGATTGAGACCGGCATCCCCGACTCGCTCGCCGCCCACGTGAAAACCGGCGACGCACTCCTCGTGCAGGCCGAGTCCGGCGCCTCCTTCCGCGCCACCGTGACGGAACTCTCCACCGCCGCCGACGCCGCCTCGCGCACCGTCACCGCCAAGCTCGCCGTCGCCGCCGACGCGCCCGTGCGCTCCGGCCAGTTCGTCCGCGTCCACGTTCCCTCCGCCACCGTGCACGCCATCCTCGTGCCGGCCGACGCCGTCAGCACCGCCGGCCAATTGGAGCGCGTCTTTGTTGCCACCAACAAGCGCGCCGAGCTCCGCCTCGTGAAAACCGGCGGCACCCACGACGGCCACATCGAGATTCTCGCCGGCCTCGCCGCCGGCGAGACCGTCATCGTCCGCGCCCCGGCCGGCCTCCGCGAAGGTCAACCGCTCGAGATCGCCCCATGA